One genomic region from Geotoga petraea encodes:
- a CDS encoding PTS fructose transporter subunit IIC, which translates to MAKKLVGVTSCPTGIAHTYMAAEALQKAAEEMGYEMKTETRGSVGVENELTAQDIKEAEAVVIAADTNVPRERFSGKKVVEVSVSEAIKNSEKVIKSALESKEKDFVDEVQNIKAEKSGNRKGVYKHLMNGVSFMIPFVVAGGILIALSFLFGGYEQSGEFAQALGTAGGAAFTLMIPILGGYIAYSIGDRAALVPGMVGGLLAAQTGSGFLGALVAGFFAGYLVLGMKKTIKLPKGFEGLLPVLIIPVLSVFIVGLVMIFVIGNPMTALNEGISNWLNGLTGANAVILGAILGLMMAVDMGGPINKAAYAFGLSTIASQEPSAVMAAVMAAGMVPPLALALSTVIFKNKYTYDEREAGNAAWVLGVSFITEGAIPFAAADPLRVIPSIMVGSAITGGLSMAFNATLPVPHGGIFVFWAVDGVFPYILAIAAGMIVSALMVGVLKRKVEE; encoded by the coding sequence ATGGCTAAGAAGTTAGTTGGAGTTACATCTTGTCCTACTGGAATAGCCCATACTTATATGGCTGCAGAAGCTTTGCAAAAGGCAGCAGAAGAAATGGGTTATGAGATGAAAACTGAAACAAGAGGGTCTGTTGGAGTTGAAAATGAACTTACAGCTCAAGATATTAAAGAAGCAGAAGCTGTTGTAATAGCTGCAGATACTAATGTCCCAAGAGAAAGGTTTTCTGGTAAAAAAGTTGTTGAAGTATCCGTTTCTGAAGCTATAAAAAATTCAGAAAAAGTTATTAAAAGTGCTTTAGAATCCAAAGAAAAAGATTTTGTTGATGAAGTTCAAAACATTAAAGCAGAAAAATCTGGCAATAGAAAAGGTGTTTATAAACATCTTATGAATGGTGTTTCTTTTATGATTCCTTTTGTTGTTGCTGGAGGAATTTTGATAGCTCTTTCTTTCCTATTTGGGGGATATGAGCAAAGTGGAGAGTTTGCACAGGCTTTAGGAACAGCTGGTGGAGCAGCATTTACTCTTATGATTCCAATACTCGGTGGATATATTGCTTATTCAATTGGAGATAGAGCAGCTCTTGTTCCAGGTATGGTTGGCGGATTATTAGCCGCTCAAACTGGTTCAGGCTTCTTAGGGGCTCTTGTTGCAGGATTTTTTGCTGGATATTTAGTGCTTGGTATGAAAAAGACTATCAAGTTACCAAAAGGGTTCGAAGGTTTATTGCCTGTTTTGATCATTCCAGTTTTATCCGTTTTTATAGTCGGTTTGGTTATGATTTTTGTAATAGGTAATCCAATGACAGCTTTAAACGAAGGTATAAGTAATTGGTTAAATGGATTAACAGGAGCTAACGCGGTTATTCTCGGAGCTATTTTAGGTCTAATGATGGCTGTTGATATGGGAGGTCCTATTAACAAAGCTGCATATGCTTTTGGACTTTCAACTATAGCTTCTCAAGAACCATCGGCAGTTATGGCTGCAGTTATGGCAGCGGGGATGGTCCCACCACTCGCGTTGGCTTTATCCACAGTTATATTCAAGAACAAATACACTTACGACGAAAGAGAAGCTGGTAATGCGGCTTGGGTTTTAGGTGTTTCTTTCATCACAGAAGGGGCAATACCTTTTGCAGCTGCTGATCCGTTAAGGGTAATTCCATCTATTATGGTTGGTTCAGCAATTACAGGTGGCTTGTCTATGGCTTTCAACGCAACATTGCCGGTTCCACATGGAGGTATATTTGTTTTCTGGGCCGTTGATGGAGTATTCCCATATATTCTTGCAATTGCAGCAGGTATGATAGTAAGTGCACTTATGGTTGGAGTACTAAAAAGAAAAGTAGAAGAATAA
- a CDS encoding PEP/pyruvate-binding domain-containing protein, which produces MNTIKKLTIANLKKDKLNVGKKIYNNIFFLKKDVKIPNSFYINYKTYENYRKNKEEIISKIKNDLENIFENKTYVVRSSINSEDLEESSFAGQFKTFLNLKSKEDLIKSIINIYDEIIDDRNKNYLEKFGKKDFKVSILIQEQVISEFSGVIFTRNPVNYLNEVVIEYVKGYGELLVDKGVTPERWRYNWEMWVDKPVNPKLDEKYLEDIKNKILEIKKEYKLEIDAEWTISKGEIYFLQLRPITTIKNINIYSNNLSKEFLPGLIKPLVWSINIPVVNSAWKKLFENLIKKDSVNIHELAKSIHYRAYFNMGIIGEIFKKLGMPRELLELLMGVYPKPPKNMFKPSLKTMIYLPKMLVFIIKNINFNSKAKNIIKTYTEKLESYKKIDFNSLSKRETIKTIDQLIEDTKKLAYFNIVTPLANSFRTLGLKKYIEKRQYSLDILKELSNQPEIKNFDPNYHLSKLKKQLIEKGEGANFEKEVNSFIEKFGLLSDSGNDFSKQQWQENRKMIIEMVKSQETIEDQETIEDKEVNIPNDKNLKKRLKKSKEIHLLKEKISFLYTNLYQIFRPLFLRLSEIFINENLLDEKEDIFYIKYEKLKKESFTKNEVKTIKEDMKEKESMTLPGTIVGDKVPDHFITQDKSSLKGIPVSNGYYSGKVSIIKGINDFSKVKKGDIIVIPYSDISWNPIFYKAGAIISESGGMLSHSAIIARELGIPAIVSVENVLKILKDDQNVFVDANQGFIETK; this is translated from the coding sequence ATGAATACAATAAAAAAATTAACTATAGCTAATTTAAAAAAAGATAAATTAAATGTTGGAAAAAAAATATATAACAATATATTCTTTTTAAAAAAAGATGTCAAAATCCCAAATAGTTTTTATATCAACTATAAAACGTATGAAAATTATAGAAAAAATAAAGAAGAAATAATCAGTAAAATAAAAAATGATTTAGAAAATATCTTTGAAAATAAAACTTATGTTGTTAGATCTTCAATAAACTCAGAAGATCTAGAAGAAAGCTCATTTGCAGGACAGTTTAAAACTTTTTTGAACCTCAAATCAAAAGAAGATTTGATTAAATCAATTATAAACATATATGATGAAATAATCGATGATAGAAATAAAAATTATCTGGAAAAATTTGGTAAAAAAGATTTTAAAGTTTCCATCTTAATCCAAGAACAAGTAATTTCAGAATTTTCCGGCGTTATTTTCACAAGAAACCCCGTTAATTATTTAAATGAAGTTGTTATAGAGTACGTAAAAGGATATGGCGAGTTACTCGTAGACAAAGGGGTTACTCCAGAAAGATGGAGATATAACTGGGAAATGTGGGTTGATAAACCTGTAAATCCAAAATTAGATGAGAAATACCTTGAAGACATCAAAAACAAAATATTAGAAATTAAAAAAGAGTACAAATTAGAAATCGATGCAGAATGGACAATCTCGAAGGGCGAAATTTATTTTCTACAGCTTAGACCGATAACCACCATAAAAAACATAAATATATATTCAAACAATTTATCAAAAGAATTTCTTCCAGGACTTATAAAACCACTTGTATGGAGTATAAACATCCCCGTTGTAAACAGTGCTTGGAAAAAACTGTTTGAAAATTTGATAAAAAAAGACTCTGTAAATATACATGAATTAGCAAAATCGATCCATTATAGAGCTTATTTCAATATGGGGATTATTGGAGAAATATTCAAAAAATTGGGTATGCCCAGAGAACTTCTAGAACTATTGATGGGAGTTTATCCAAAGCCACCAAAAAACATGTTCAAACCCTCTTTAAAAACTATGATTTATTTACCAAAAATGTTGGTTTTTATAATAAAAAATATCAACTTCAACTCTAAAGCAAAAAATATAATAAAAACATATACAGAAAAACTAGAAAGCTATAAAAAAATTGACTTCAACAGTTTATCTAAAAGGGAAACGATAAAAACAATAGACCAATTAATTGAAGACACAAAAAAATTAGCCTATTTTAACATAGTAACTCCTTTGGCAAATAGCTTTAGAACATTGGGTTTAAAAAAATATATTGAAAAAAGGCAATATTCTTTAGACATTTTGAAAGAACTTTCCAACCAACCAGAGATAAAAAATTTTGATCCAAATTACCATTTAAGCAAATTAAAAAAGCAGTTAATTGAAAAAGGAGAAGGGGCTAATTTTGAAAAAGAAGTTAACTCTTTCATAGAGAAGTTTGGTTTATTATCAGACAGCGGTAATGACTTTTCAAAACAACAATGGCAAGAAAACAGAAAAATGATAATAGAAATGGTGAAATCCCAAGAAACTATAGAAGATCAAGAAACTATAGAAGATAAAGAAGTAAACATACCAAATGACAAAAATTTGAAAAAGAGATTGAAGAAATCAAAAGAAATCCATCTTTTAAAAGAAAAGATAAGTTTTTTATACACCAATTTATATCAAATTTTCAGACCTCTTTTTTTGAGATTGTCCGAAATATTTATAAACGAAAATCTTTTAGATGAAAAAGAAGATATATTTTATATAAAATATGAAAAACTCAAAAAAGAAAGCTTCACAAAAAATGAAGTTAAAACAATAAAAGAAGATATGAAAGAAAAAGAAAGCATGACATTGCCTGGAACTATCGTTGGCGATAAAGTTCCTGACCACTTCATAACTCAGGATAAATCATCATTAAAAGGTATTCCTGTATCCAACGGATATTATTCTGGAAAAGTATCTATAATTAAAGGAATCAATGATTTTTCAAAGGTAAAAAAAGGAGATATAATCGTCATTCCTTATTCTGATATCTCTTGGAACCCAATTTTTTATAAAGCAGGCGCTATTATCTCTGAATCAGGAGGTATGCTTTCTCATAGTGCAATTATAGCTAGAGAATTGGGAATACCAGCTATTGTTTCTGTGGAGAACGTATTAAAAATTTTAAAAGATGATCAAAATGTATTTGTTGATGCCAATCAAGGTTTTATAGAAACTAAATAA
- a CDS encoding glycerol-3-phosphate acyltransferase, with amino-acid sequence MFLLIPISYLIGSFPFAEIYVYMTKGIKLSKTGTKNIGVANAFQTGGVKAGLLTVIVEVMKVLFPYYFVYTYGSSELILYTSFIAVLLGIMFPFTAKFKGGKGRTAGGLIMYLIAPIPTLILLVSWTIIILTTKKAMLSSVLPTFFIPILFFIFSDRISFYFSLIIFALYLLSAKKERNDFLHYEITKE; translated from the coding sequence ATGTTTTTATTAATACCAATAAGTTATTTAATAGGGTCCTTCCCATTTGCTGAAATATATGTGTACATGACCAAAGGCATAAAATTATCTAAAACTGGCACCAAAAATATTGGCGTAGCAAACGCTTTTCAAACAGGTGGTGTTAAAGCAGGCCTTTTGACAGTTATCGTTGAGGTTATGAAAGTATTATTTCCATACTATTTTGTTTATACATACGGAAGTTCAGAATTAATCTTATACACATCATTCATTGCAGTATTACTAGGAATAATGTTCCCATTTACGGCTAAGTTTAAAGGCGGAAAAGGCAGAACCGCTGGTGGGCTGATAATGTATTTAATAGCCCCTATTCCAACTTTAATCCTTTTGGTTTCATGGACAATAATAATACTCACAACGAAAAAAGCCATGCTATCATCTGTTTTACCAACTTTCTTTATTCCAATACTTTTTTTCATATTTTCTGATAGAATCTCATTCTATTTTTCATTAATAATTTTTGCTTTATACCTTTTATCCGCCAAAAAAGAAAGGAACGATTTTTTGCACTATGAAATTACAAAAGAATAG
- a CDS encoding alpha/beta fold hydrolase yields the protein MKKIINIVFYVFVFIFAFFIINLAINHFMASLGERNVDKSNYKFAELENGKIFYKEYGEGNPFILLHGFLGSSKDLEKAARELSKNYKVIVPDIPSFGLSSEYSLEKNSKEKMSEALIEFLNYFDYEDYNLLGHSMGGEVALHITLKDEKVNKLFLVDSQGYEANNFYPDFLKEHPGISSFFIRTFFQNYFFQRFLARTGINNMANFDDSEFLKSYYFNYNIPSMVIHELNVDDDAGILKNRIKNIENKTYIIWGDKDEVVPISNAEKFSEDIDNSEYFIISESGHNPFLENFEETIKIIKEKARD from the coding sequence ATGAAAAAAATTATAAATATTGTTTTTTATGTATTTGTTTTCATTTTTGCTTTTTTTATAATAAATTTGGCTATAAATCATTTTATGGCTTCTTTGGGCGAAAGGAACGTTGATAAATCAAATTATAAATTTGCAGAATTGGAAAATGGAAAGATATTTTACAAAGAATATGGAGAAGGCAACCCATTTATTTTGTTACATGGTTTTTTAGGTTCATCAAAAGATTTGGAGAAAGCTGCAAGAGAATTATCAAAAAATTATAAAGTTATAGTACCAGATATCCCTAGTTTTGGTTTATCGTCAGAGTATTCTTTGGAGAAAAATTCTAAAGAAAAAATGTCTGAAGCCTTAATAGAATTTTTAAATTACTTTGATTATGAAGATTATAATTTATTGGGGCATTCTATGGGCGGAGAAGTTGCTCTACATATTACTCTTAAAGATGAAAAAGTTAATAAATTATTTCTTGTGGATAGTCAGGGGTATGAAGCAAATAATTTTTATCCAGATTTTCTCAAAGAGCATCCAGGTATTTCGTCTTTTTTTATAAGAACTTTTTTTCAAAATTATTTTTTTCAGAGGTTTTTGGCTAGAACTGGAATAAACAATATGGCTAATTTTGATGATTCAGAATTTCTAAAATCATATTATTTTAACTACAACATACCTTCTATGGTTATTCACGAGTTGAACGTAGATGATGACGCTGGAATATTGAAGAATAGGATTAAAAATATAGAAAACAAAACTTATATAATCTGGGGAGATAAAGACGAGGTTGTCCCAATTTCAAATGCTGAAAAATTTAGCGAAGACATAGATAATTCTGAATATTTTATTATTTCAGAAAGTGGGCATAACCCTTTTTTAGAGAATTTTGAAGAAACAATAAAAATTATAAAAGAAAAAGCTCGGGATTAA
- a CDS encoding Hsp20/alpha crystallin family protein — MAIKLYRNFPEFSPLDIFDDFEKMMKGYEKDSFGNMSLDLYETDEAAFIEAELPGVQKDDISINVEDGVLTITAEKNIEEEEQKGRKYFTREIKYGSFKRAFEIPEYLNDEEIKAKFNDGILKIEIPRKEEEVKKNKKIDIE, encoded by the coding sequence ATGGCTATTAAGTTATACAGAAATTTTCCTGAATTTTCACCTTTAGACATTTTTGATGACTTTGAAAAAATGATGAAAGGTTATGAAAAGGATTCTTTTGGTAATATGAGTTTAGATCTTTATGAAACAGATGAAGCTGCATTTATTGAAGCTGAACTACCTGGAGTACAAAAAGATGATATAAGCATCAATGTTGAAGATGGTGTTTTAACAATCACCGCAGAAAAGAACATTGAAGAAGAAGAACAAAAAGGAAGAAAATACTTCACAAGAGAGATAAAATACGGTTCTTTCAAGAGAGCTTTTGAAATCCCAGAATATCTAAACGATGAAGAAATTAAAGCAAAATTCAACGATGGGATTCTAAAAATTGAAATTCCAAGAAAGGAAGAAGAAGTTAAGAAGAACAAAAAAATAGATATTGAATAA
- a CDS encoding OsmC family protein yields MPNMQVNVKATKENPTKTVVKARNFEMIIDEPANLGGTDHGANPVEYVLAALSGCLNVVGHVVAKEMGFEIKSLEIELDGELNPARFMGKSDEERAGYQAINVKMKPETDADEATLKTWIEKVENRCPVSDNLANATPVNITL; encoded by the coding sequence ATGCCAAACATGCAAGTAAATGTAAAAGCAACAAAAGAAAATCCAACAAAAACAGTTGTTAAAGCAAGAAACTTTGAAATGATTATAGATGAACCAGCTAATTTGGGTGGAACAGATCACGGAGCAAACCCAGTTGAATATGTTCTCGCTGCTTTATCTGGTTGTTTAAACGTTGTAGGTCACGTTGTTGCTAAAGAAATGGGCTTTGAAATTAAAAGCTTAGAAATCGAACTAGATGGAGAATTAAATCCAGCAAGATTTATGGGTAAATCAGATGAAGAAAGAGCTGGATACCAAGCAATAAACGTAAAAATGAAACCTGAAACAGATGCAGACGAAGCTACATTAAAAACATGGATTGAAAAAGTTGAAAACAGATGTCCAGTATCAGATAATTTAGCAAACGCAACACCTGTAAACATAACTTTATAA
- a CDS encoding HAD-IA family hydrolase, producing the protein MKYKNYIWDFGGTLFDTYPAFSKKVVEILRDKKIEEDYETILKMAKKSKSHLIDYLNEKYTLSDRELKYIRKCEKYTSLNSRSPFEGIEEILNYIISNGGKNFIYTHRTFHSAMELLYHYKMFDYFEDIVSKDVGLERKPDSEGFEYIIDKYDLEKNKTLSIGDRVIDVESSKGAGLQTAFFGEGVVSADIVFQDFSDFMKLINEGDYND; encoded by the coding sequence ATGAAATATAAAAATTATATATGGGATTTTGGCGGAACTCTTTTTGATACTTATCCAGCTTTTTCAAAAAAAGTTGTTGAAATATTGAGAGATAAGAAGATTGAAGAAGACTATGAAACGATTTTAAAAATGGCTAAAAAGTCCAAAAGTCATCTAATAGATTATTTGAATGAGAAATACACTCTTAGTGATAGAGAGTTGAAATATATAAGGAAATGTGAAAAGTATACCTCTTTAAATTCAAGGAGTCCATTTGAAGGTATTGAAGAAATATTGAATTACATTATTTCAAATGGGGGCAAGAATTTTATCTATACACACAGAACATTTCATTCTGCTATGGAATTACTTTATCATTATAAAATGTTTGATTATTTTGAAGATATTGTTAGTAAAGATGTTGGTTTGGAAAGAAAACCTGATTCGGAAGGCTTTGAATATATAATTGATAAGTATGATTTAGAAAAAAACAAAACCCTTTCAATTGGGGATAGGGTTATAGATGTTGAGTCTTCAAAAGGGGCGGGCTTACAAACAGCTTTTTTTGGAGAAGGAGTTGTTTCTGCGGATATAGTTTTTCAGGATTTTTCTGATTTTATGAAACTCATAAATGAAGGTGATTATAATGATTAA
- a CDS encoding alpha/beta hydrolase → MIKKIILLTGAALGIGVLGFLIWAGNPLGPMEVVDEIINSSDIEVVEEKELYKIGEDNEVGLIYYPGARVDPKSYVPLAIEISKENITIFISKMSFNFAVFSPNKALEIVESNQDIDKWFIAGHSLGGAMAAKVVYENPGIFEGLILNASYPAENNSLKDKNVRVLSIYAEYDGLATVEKIDNSKDFLPEDTKYVFVEGGNHAQFGYYGPQNGDLEADISREEQRDIIAREMINFIK, encoded by the coding sequence ATGATTAAGAAAATTATTTTGTTAACTGGAGCTGCACTTGGAATAGGTGTTTTGGGATTCTTAATTTGGGCAGGTAATCCACTTGGGCCAATGGAAGTAGTAGATGAAATAATTAATAGTTCAGACATTGAAGTCGTTGAAGAAAAAGAATTATATAAAATAGGAGAGGACAATGAAGTGGGTTTGATATATTATCCAGGAGCAAGGGTCGATCCTAAATCATATGTTCCTTTAGCTATAGAAATATCAAAAGAAAATATTACAATTTTTATTTCGAAGATGAGTTTTAATTTTGCTGTTTTTTCACCAAACAAAGCTTTGGAAATAGTTGAAAGTAATCAAGATATAGACAAATGGTTTATTGCAGGACATTCCCTTGGTGGTGCAATGGCAGCAAAAGTTGTTTATGAAAATCCTGGGATATTTGAAGGATTAATTTTAAACGCATCTTATCCAGCAGAGAATAATTCTTTGAAAGATAAAAATGTGAGAGTTTTATCTATATACGCGGAATATGATGGTCTGGCTACAGTTGAAAAGATAGATAACAGCAAAGATTTTCTTCCTGAAGATACAAAATATGTTTTTGTTGAAGGTGGAAACCACGCTCAATTTGGTTATTATGGTCCTCAAAACGGCGATTTAGAAGCAGATATATCTAGAGAAGAGCAAAGAGATATTATAGCTAGAGAAATGATAAATTTTATTAAGTAG
- a CDS encoding efflux RND transporter permease subunit yields the protein MNKYTNFVAKNRVALIIFLILAVLLAILGINQIEVANDFNIFRVEGSEYEDNQKKMEKYFPATEQVSIMVEFEKKTLTMDIFQKMIQIQNKLEGISNIRAINGPAPDQIPIGTTLKNISNINENDLPQIVEYYNSYPALSPLVKKDDKIYAIYTIFPKDGFVLKQIKEIEGFLSENNYNYYASGDLYMQQKIGDYVTWILYFLPPAAFFLIFFVFRIKMGSLKSTFLAILPAGVAAVWTLGLIGVIEGNVSLITVLAPIFTIVIGSADGLHFVSHIQESRSEGYNKLDSISHTLKMVGIPMIITTITSIAGFMALLFMNIKAVNNLAIFSSIGIAFAGIATWLILPVILTGKIKLKKLKKSKTGVNSFIKRLWGKRSLAILIVLIIVSVILFPKIQNEFNLLMVYRENTDIYKSFNKFVEINGGSVPVFALLKADNTILSKDNADKILNYEKDLLETDSVNKVMSVYDIYSILNQKIYNRDKTVYPNQLQINLINTFINQLESNPIDNFLDLESNVARVIIFPNSLKNEDLKTIQEITEEYDDENVEIGLSGVQYYMYDLNKDMVKNQVGSLIIAFGLIIFLLWISLKKFIPALISLIPIASTVIILFGFLGLSGISLNLITTTIFSITLGVGIDYAVHFTSVWKSYKESGLNSEEAANKAYKYTSRPIIANALGLAVGVSSMLFSPLKIHVYISILMWVSMIAAVFLSLSVLPTILRKIK from the coding sequence ATGAATAAATATACCAATTTTGTTGCTAAAAATAGAGTTGCATTAATTATTTTTTTAATCTTAGCTGTATTGCTAGCTATTTTGGGTATTAACCAAATAGAAGTTGCGAATGATTTCAATATTTTTAGAGTAGAAGGCTCAGAATACGAAGACAATCAAAAAAAAATGGAAAAATATTTTCCAGCAACTGAGCAAGTTTCTATAATGGTTGAGTTTGAAAAGAAAACATTAACTATGGATATTTTTCAAAAAATGATACAAATACAAAATAAACTGGAGGGCATATCCAATATAAGAGCTATTAACGGACCAGCTCCAGATCAAATTCCTATCGGAACAACATTAAAAAACATTTCAAATATAAACGAAAATGATCTACCCCAAATTGTTGAATATTACAATAGCTATCCAGCTTTATCGCCTCTAGTGAAAAAAGATGATAAAATATACGCCATTTATACAATTTTTCCAAAAGATGGTTTTGTATTAAAACAAATAAAAGAAATAGAGGGATTTTTATCTGAGAATAATTATAATTACTACGCTAGTGGAGATTTGTATATGCAGCAAAAAATAGGTGATTATGTAACTTGGATATTGTATTTTCTACCGCCTGCTGCCTTTTTCTTGATCTTTTTTGTTTTCAGAATAAAGATGGGTAGTTTAAAATCAACATTTTTAGCTATTCTACCAGCTGGTGTTGCAGCAGTTTGGACTCTCGGACTAATTGGAGTTATAGAGGGAAATGTTTCTCTTATAACTGTTCTAGCTCCTATTTTTACCATAGTTATAGGGAGCGCTGATGGACTTCATTTTGTATCTCACATTCAAGAATCTAGAAGTGAAGGATACAACAAATTGGATAGCATTTCTCACACATTAAAAATGGTCGGCATACCTATGATCATTACTACAATTACATCCATAGCAGGCTTTATGGCATTGTTGTTTATGAATATAAAAGCTGTTAATAACTTAGCCATATTTTCATCAATTGGAATCGCATTTGCTGGAATAGCTACCTGGCTAATACTACCAGTTATATTAACAGGTAAAATAAAATTAAAAAAACTAAAAAAATCCAAAACAGGTGTAAATTCTTTCATAAAAAGGTTGTGGGGCAAAAGATCTTTAGCAATTTTAATAGTTTTAATTATAGTTTCAGTGATACTATTCCCTAAAATACAAAATGAATTTAATTTATTGATGGTTTATAGAGAAAATACGGATATTTATAAAAGTTTTAATAAATTTGTTGAAATAAATGGAGGAAGTGTTCCTGTATTCGCTCTTTTAAAAGCGGATAATACTATACTTTCAAAAGATAACGCCGATAAAATATTAAACTATGAAAAAGATCTTTTAGAAACCGACTCTGTTAACAAAGTTATGAGTGTTTATGACATATATTCAATTTTAAACCAAAAAATATACAATAGAGATAAAACTGTATACCCCAACCAATTACAAATAAACCTTATAAACACTTTTATAAATCAACTTGAATCTAATCCAATAGATAATTTTTTAGATTTAGAATCGAATGTAGCGAGAGTTATTATTTTCCCGAATAGTCTTAAAAATGAAGATTTGAAAACAATACAAGAAATCACTGAAGAATATGATGATGAGAATGTAGAAATAGGTCTTTCTGGAGTTCAATATTATATGTATGATTTAAACAAAGATATGGTAAAAAATCAAGTTGGAAGTCTGATTATAGCTTTTGGGCTTATAATATTTTTGTTATGGATATCGTTGAAAAAATTTATCCCTGCATTAATTTCCCTCATTCCAATAGCCTCTACAGTAATAATTCTTTTTGGATTCTTGGGGTTATCTGGAATATCTTTGAATTTAATCACTACAACAATATTTTCTATAACTCTTGGTGTAGGGATAGATTATGCAGTACATTTCACATCTGTTTGGAAAAGTTACAAAGAAAGCGGATTAAATTCTGAAGAAGCTGCAAACAAAGCTTATAAATACACTTCAAGACCTATAATTGCAAATGCATTAGGACTTGCAGTCGGAGTATCTTCTATGCTTTTTTCACCTTTAAAAATACATGTGTATATTTCTATTTTAATGTGGGTTTCCATGATAGCTGCAGTTTTTCTAAGCTTATCTGTATTACCAACGATATTGAGAAAGATAAAATAA